AGTTCAGTGTTGTTGCGCTCGTGTTTCTGTACGGGCTTTGGAAACTGCAGCACCACCGGAAGTTCATTCCATGCTTTGATTCGCGAAGAGACTATACACTATAAACTATAATTATTTAGGAATTTAacaattaaatagtttttttacgACACACGAGACATCAATAATGTCTGACAACGAAGACAAGTGAGTTCCCAGCGCGTCTGTTAGAGTGTTTCTGGGATGTTTGTGAGTGTAAACACGACGAGATTCTTATGAATGTGTTTCTGAATCCTGTCTGGATTTAAAGCGCGAGGTCGAGCGAGTATTTCGTTTGTTTGTCTGCTTGTTTGTTCATGTCTGGTTCTGTGTTTTGTCGTTGCTCAGTTTCGACGACGGAGATTTCGATGATGTTGAAGATGAGGAGGCTCTGGATGATCTGGAGAACGTGGAAGATGTGAGAACAGAGTTTATATCGTCGTGTCTGATGAATGTATATCTGATATATAGAACCAACTGACCGAGTGGACTCTTTTCAGGGTTCAGTTATTGGGTTTGTAGCGCTTTAAAATGTAGCGATTCTGTGGGACTAGGTTTAAGATGCCTCCAGTATTTGAGGGATCTTTTGTGCATATTGAtaatctctctttctgtctctgtgtgtgtgtgtgcaggaggaTCAGGAGCACGTTCAGATCCTGCCGGCGGGCGAAGGACAGCAGGCCAATCAGAAGAGGATCACCACTCCGTACATGACCAAATACGAGCGCGCACGAGTGCTAGGGACACGAGCGCTGCAGATCGCGTGAGTGACCTCTGACCCTCACACCCAAGTGAACTCTAGTGAATGTGTGGCGTAGCCTTTCAGAGTAAATCtcatttggtgtgtgtgtgtgaatgaggagAAACCTTCATCGTTGTCCAGTATCTGTGCTATTTATCTTCTGAAATCACGAGCGCTAAAAAATGTCTAGCGATCTTCTCGTCTAGAGTTCATTAGTCTCTGAGTCTCCTCACCAGCGTCTGTGTCTCCAGCAGTTTGTGTTTGTTCTGTCTCCTGTTTGAGTCTTCACCTTACGATGCTGAGAGTCAAATATACATCACACACAGCAGTATCAGATTACTGTTATTAATAtactattactgtatttattcatattttgagtttgttttatttcagatgtttttgtgcttttgtcactTTTGTTAAACATTTCCCTTTATTTAGTATCAGTCATGGtagtacttaaacttattttattttcaaatgcaaagTTGCTGCAAAGAAAGCATTTATAATTTCCATTTAGTTTGCTTTTCATCCAATATTTAGGTTttatttgagtcttatttcaattaatgaaaaggtttaatagttttatttctaaatagtttttttttaaccataaaaacatcagttaataaaaataaataaataaaacaaataaaaagccaGTAAAGATTATTtgtatagcatttttttttttaaagaaacattgtTTCGAAGCAGctttatatttgtgttttatttaaatgctcataACTCTGCATGAATCATcagtgacatcacttcctgtttgacAGGATGTGTGCACCAGTGATGGTGGAGCTGGAAGGAGAGACGGATCCACTGCAGATCGCCATGAAAGAACTAAAGtacgacaaaaaaaaacactttattatatTACAGCATCTCTGACAGTGTCAGAataagtgagtttgtgtgtgtggtgtgtgtgtgttgatcaggAGCAGGAAGATCCCCATCATCATCCGTCGGTATCTGCCAGATGGGAGTTATGAGGACTGGGGCTGTGACGAGCTCATCATCActgactgagacacacacacacacacacacagcagtttccagctcaGATCTCAAGTCTTCTGCTCTGGAGCTTCATGTTTCATCAAGCAGTTCCTCTGTTTGTCCACAGGAGGGCAGCACAAACACatgataaactctcagcaaagaGGACCAGTTCACTCTCAATCtcattatttattgttcattcGTTTCCGTTTTATTCATgcaatattaaactttttttgtagaaaattatacactgtgcttttatttttcaaattgttgTGAAACAATGTTACATTATCAGTAGATTCACGCTGAATGTGTTAAATAGTTTGATTTTAAgctgttgattaccacaaaataGAGTTTAGGAAAAGTGaggaaaacaataaataatttataaaaaaaatttttttcattttttaatgtaaactaagcATAGCCATGAAAAGAGTTTCGCGCCATGAAAAGAGTTTCGCGGGGTTTGATTTCGAATGTATCAGCGATGACCAACCGTTTCCACTTGACTGACGCACTAACAGCGGGATCTTGACGTAAATATTTATCGTTTGCGCTGGTTAAAGGGTCTGAATCTGCCTTTTGAGGTGAAACAACTACTCAAAATATATGAACGTCTGCTGATGTCATTCCTGTGGATGGAATTTAAGGTCCGTAAACTGTCTGTGTTCGAAATCACATTGGCTACGGAGTAAGTACCGTTACAAACGCGTGTTCTATATAGCATGATTGTGTGTATATGGCTCTATTCTGGATTTATTACATTGTCCAAGTTATCATTGTCATGTAACCTACGGTGAGTATTGTGTTTCTACACACTCGTAAATTCTCCCGGTTAAAGAGTCCGTTGAACGCGCTTCAGAATCTCACCGGAAGTTGAAGGTCATGTAGAGGAGACCGGAGGAAACTAACGCGCTCAGTTCCTCCAATCAGAAACGAGATACGAGTGACGACACCATCTCTGCCATAGACATAATATACGTAGACGCCTCATAGACTGACGCTGCCTATTGGAGCGGACGTATCagcgcggcgccatcttggatgggTCCCCAATGCGCCGCCCGCCGCATTTATTTCTACCGAGGAAGGTGTATCCTCAACTACAATGATCATAACTCCCCGAGTTTTTACCGGATTTTCACACGGTTTGGTTTGTTACAAACGGCAGAGACTTAGTTATGATACAGGACGCTGTCACACATTGAAAAATTCTGCTTTCATGTTGAAAGACTTTGTATTACGCTCTTTAACAAAGACATATGGTAGACTATGGCAcattgataaatgtataaatgaatgaattttatattttaataaagaaaaaagtttgattgttcatttgaatttatttctctctcacacacacaaacaatggcatattgataaatgtataaatgaatgaatttcatattttaaagtttgattgttattttgaatttatttctccctcacacactcacacaggaatattgataaatgtataaatgaatgaattttatattttaataaagaaacaagtttgatttttcatttgaatttatttctctctcacacacacacacatatacactctcacacactctctcacacacacacacgcaca
The sequence above is a segment of the Carassius carassius chromosome 9, fCarCar2.1, whole genome shotgun sequence genome. Coding sequences within it:
- the LOC132149692 gene encoding DNA-directed RNA polymerases I, II, and III subunit RPABC2-like, giving the protein MSDNEDNFDDGDFDDVEDEEALDDLENVEDEDQEHVQILPAGEGQQANQKRITTPYMTKYERARVLGTRALQIAMCAPVMVELEGETDPLQIAMKELKSRKIPIIIRRYLPDGSYEDWGCDELIITD